The Podospora pseudocomata strain CBS 415.72m chromosome 1 map unlocalized CBS415.72m_1, whole genome shotgun sequence genome has a segment encoding these proteins:
- a CDS encoding uncharacterized protein (COG:S; EggNog:ENOG503P208) gives MKMAAITASAPGRIDYYAQSLCPSITTSATFKRGTGETLPGFPSQYEGERVWTGSKWLDPNLEKSYIVQIDKDDLLEVESALRHFQGLNVPPGLLSRDTFPLPKGLSHRLRKVSQDCYNGRGFAIVRGISPDRFTDEENVLVFGGISSYIAPTRGFQDVHRELVTCHVLSEDMRPGSKEQNLRPAFTNGRLAFHTDVGDILALHTLGVSDTGGETMIASACQIYNEMAESRHDLIQELAQNWAFFHSQDYYTDGTPLLTNAPGDKLVFQFSRLPITGFRSQGANPTLPPPSEKRLEAMAKVEELAWKHAFPLPREPGDMAYINNLCLMHARSAFDVDEDGNPLPSKRHLVKLMLQDPELAWELPQHLGWYLERVYGPNQEDGGRTEKWQLSVKDESLPDGRIWAGSGALSNG, from the exons ATGAAGATGGCTGCTATCACTGCATCAGCTCCTGGTCGCATAGACTACTATGCACAGAGTTTGTGTCCCAGTATCACTACTTCAGCGACTTTCAAGAGAGGGACAGGGGAAACTCTACCTGGGTTCCCCTCTCAGTACGAGGGTGAGAGGGTGTGGACAGGATCCAAGTGGTTAGACCCCAACCTCGAGAAGAGTTACATCGTGCAGATCGACAAAGACGACTTGCTTGAGGTGGAGAGTGCTCTCCGCCATTTTCAAG GTCTGAACGTGCCGCCTGGTCTTTTAAGTCGCGACactttccctctccccaaggGGCTGAGCCACAGGCTTCGGAAGGTATCTCAAGACTGCTACAATGGTCGTGGGTTTGCCATTGTTCGTGGTATCTCTCCTGATCGTTtcaccgacgaggagaaTGTGCTTGTCTTTGGCGGCATATCCTCGTACATCGCACCCACTCGCGGATTCCAAGATGTTCACCGTGAGCTCGTCACTTGCCATGTCCTGAGTGAGGATATGAGACCTGGCTCGAAGGAGCAGAATTTGAGACCTGCATTTACCAATGGCCGACTG GCGTTCCATACCGACGTCGGCGATATTCTCGCTCTCCATACGCTGGGCGTATCCGATACAGGTGGTGAAACGATGATTGCCAGTGCTTGCCAAATCTACAACGAGATGGCAGAAAGTCGACATGATCTGATTCAAGAGCTTGCCCAAAACTGGGCTTTCTTCCA CTCCCAGGACTACTACACCGACGGGACTCCTCTCCTGACGAACGCCCCGGGGGACAAGTTGGTGTTCCAGTTCTCAAGGCTGCCCATCACAGGCTTTCGAAGCCAGGGTGCGAACCCCACTCTCCCTCCGCCCAGTGAGAAGCGTCTTGAGGCCATGGCCAAGGTGGAAGAACTGGCGTGGAAGCATGCTTTCCCCTTGCCTCGGGAACCTGGAGATATGGCGTACATTAACAACTTGTGTCTGATGCATGCTCGCAGCGCCTTTGACGTGGACGAAGATGGAAACCCACTGCCCTCAAAGCGTCATCTCGTCAAGCTAATGCTGCAGGATCCAGAGTTGGCGTGGGAACTTCCTCAACATCTCGGCTGGTATCTGGAGCGTGTCTATGGCCCGAACCAAGAAGACGGGGGCAGGACTGAAAAATGGCAGCTCAGTGTGAAGGACGAATCATTGCCCGATGGTCGGATCTGGGCTGGCTCTGGAGCCCTCTCCAATGGCTAA